The following coding sequences are from one Ornithodoros turicata isolate Travis chromosome 1, ASM3712646v1, whole genome shotgun sequence window:
- the LOC135378904 gene encoding uncharacterized protein LOC135378904 isoform X2 → MKDGSHSKGEAHPSKAQHMPRTIGIAWFHDWYSYKLHLYRYFFKLFPAIREVWDGQRQKHVAASYGSPVALAGVGRADSPGFSTGCF, encoded by the exons atgaaagatggaagtcactcaaaag GCGAGGCGCATCCAAGCAAGGCGCAGCACATGCCACGTACCATTGGTATCGCTTGGTTCCATGACTGGTACTCCTACAAGTTGCACTTGTACCGGTACTTCTTCAAGTTGTTCCCTGCAATACGTGAG GTATGGGATGGACAGCGGCAGAAGCATGTAGCTGCCTCATACGGCTCCCCTGTTGCCCTTGCTGGAGTTGGCAGGGCAGATTCTCCTGGCTTCAGCACGGG
- the LOC135378904 gene encoding uncharacterized protein LOC135378904 isoform X1 — protein MKDGSHSKGEAHPSKAQHMPRTIGIAWFHDWYSYKLHLYRYFFKLFPAIREVWDGQRQKHVAASYGSPVALAGVGRADSPGFSTGYGSCSFLDLSTTATIHLELVQMLLTDSFR, from the exons atgaaagatggaagtcactcaaaag GCGAGGCGCATCCAAGCAAGGCGCAGCACATGCCACGTACCATTGGTATCGCTTGGTTCCATGACTGGTACTCCTACAAGTTGCACTTGTACCGGTACTTCTTCAAGTTGTTCCCTGCAATACGTGAG GTATGGGATGGACAGCGGCAGAAGCATGTAGCTGCCTCATACGGCTCCCCTGTTGCCCTTGCTGGAGTTGGCAGGGCAGATTCTCCTGGCTTCAGCACGGGGTATGGGTCGTGCAGTTTCCTGGACCTCAGCACAACAGCTACGATTCATCTTGAGCTAGTTCAG